The Geomonas ferrireducens genome includes a window with the following:
- a CDS encoding ATP-binding protein — MEASQRDKPLYNSRIINSFILLIKHKYSHVDIAELLEYAGMKEYEVADQAHWFTQSQVDRFYEKLLQMTGNPRIAREAGRYAASPDVLGAMRQYILGLVDASSTFEIISKATANFTRSTSYRSRRLASNSVEITVTPVDGGMEQQYQCENRIGFFEAIVLMFNHKLTDLQYFPEIRHLPTIQQPECIFRGDPVCRYVVTWEKSAYTYLKKLRNTLVPTLALANIVLAAVGMASGYALLGSLVLLLLVALAAESSEKRAVKDSLSSTKDSIDNLLELIDLNYNTAMLTNEIGQRLGNFTRIEEMLIDVADIMQRRLEYDRGAIFLADGNSGRLELRASYGYGARELECLNGLSLPLDQNGSGRDVYVACFNEKRPFLVNDLEREQETLGRRTLACAVKNGTRSFICCPITSEGMSIGVLTAENVRSKRPLVERDVSLMMGTASVIGISYRNCELIGALEQAKEDLEARVAERTADLELSRKKVEMQHEELSRTLFELEEETAQRMQALEELGEKERMLLQQSRLAALGEMISNIAHQWRQPLNELGLIVQELPVMYDHGSFTRDYLNDSVARFMKVLNHTSRTIDDFRNFFRPDKAAAPFKVAEVVGRTLSLVQDSFRHLHIDVVFNAVDDPVVTGHQNEFSQAILNILFNARDAFLDRKVERRTITISVKEEGGYAAVRILDNAGGVPEEIMDRIFDPYFTTRGPEQGTGIGLYMSKVIIEKNIPGRLTVRNVDRGAEFTIEVPVG; from the coding sequence ATGGAAGCTTCCCAGCGCGACAAGCCGCTATATAACAGCAGGATCATCAATTCCTTCATCCTGCTCATAAAGCACAAGTACAGCCACGTCGACATCGCCGAGCTCCTGGAGTACGCGGGGATGAAGGAGTACGAGGTGGCCGACCAGGCGCACTGGTTCACCCAGAGCCAGGTGGATCGCTTCTATGAAAAGCTCCTGCAGATGACGGGCAACCCGCGCATCGCAAGGGAGGCCGGACGCTACGCCGCCTCTCCCGACGTGCTGGGCGCCATGCGCCAGTACATCCTCGGGCTCGTGGACGCCTCGAGCACCTTCGAGATCATCAGCAAGGCGACCGCTAACTTCACCAGAAGTACGAGCTACCGGTCGCGCCGCCTCGCCTCCAACTCGGTCGAGATCACGGTCACTCCGGTGGACGGGGGGATGGAACAGCAGTACCAGTGCGAAAACCGCATCGGCTTTTTCGAGGCGATCGTCCTCATGTTCAACCACAAGCTTACCGACCTGCAGTACTTCCCTGAGATCAGGCACCTCCCCACCATCCAGCAGCCCGAGTGCATCTTCCGCGGCGACCCGGTTTGCCGCTACGTGGTGACCTGGGAGAAGAGCGCCTACACCTACCTGAAGAAGCTGCGCAACACCCTGGTGCCGACCCTGGCGCTGGCGAACATCGTCCTTGCCGCCGTCGGCATGGCATCGGGATACGCCCTGCTCGGGTCGCTGGTCCTGCTGCTCCTGGTGGCGCTGGCCGCCGAGTCGAGCGAGAAGCGGGCCGTAAAGGACAGCCTGAGCAGCACCAAGGACTCCATCGACAACCTTCTGGAACTGATCGATTTGAACTACAACACCGCGATGCTTACCAACGAGATAGGGCAGCGGCTCGGCAATTTTACGCGCATCGAGGAGATGCTCATCGATGTCGCCGACATCATGCAGCGCCGGCTCGAATACGACCGTGGCGCCATCTTCCTCGCCGACGGCAACAGCGGGAGACTCGAACTGCGGGCCTCGTACGGCTACGGCGCGCGGGAGCTGGAATGTCTGAACGGGCTGTCGCTTCCCCTTGACCAAAACGGTTCCGGTCGCGACGTCTACGTCGCCTGCTTCAACGAAAAACGCCCCTTTCTCGTCAACGACCTCGAACGTGAGCAGGAGACCCTCGGCAGACGCACCCTGGCCTGCGCCGTCAAAAACGGCACGAGGTCGTTCATCTGCTGTCCCATCACCTCTGAGGGGATGTCCATCGGGGTTCTGACCGCGGAGAACGTGAGGAGCAAGCGCCCTCTTGTGGAGCGTGACGTGAGCCTCATGATGGGCACCGCGTCGGTCATCGGCATCAGCTACCGCAACTGCGAGCTCATCGGTGCCCTGGAGCAGGCAAAGGAGGATCTGGAGGCCCGGGTAGCCGAGCGGACCGCCGATCTTGAGTTGAGCCGGAAGAAGGTGGAAATGCAGCACGAGGAGCTTTCTCGGACCCTTTTCGAACTTGAGGAGGAGACCGCGCAGAGGATGCAGGCACTTGAGGAGTTGGGCGAAAAGGAGCGCATGCTGCTGCAGCAAAGCCGTCTGGCTGCGCTTGGGGAGATGATCAGCAACATCGCGCACCAGTGGCGCCAGCCGTTGAACGAGCTTGGTCTCATCGTGCAGGAACTGCCGGTCATGTACGACCACGGCAGTTTTACCCGTGACTACCTAAACGACAGCGTCGCGAGGTTCATGAAGGTGCTGAACCATACCTCGCGCACCATCGACGATTTCCGCAATTTCTTCAGGCCGGACAAGGCCGCCGCACCCTTCAAGGTTGCCGAGGTTGTGGGGCGCACGCTGTCGCTGGTCCAGGACAGCTTCCGACACCTGCACATCGACGTAGTGTTCAACGCCGTGGACGACCCGGTAGTGACAGGGCACCAGAACGAGTTTTCCCAGGCGATCCTCAACATCCTCTTCAACGCCCGCGACGCCTTTCTGGACCGCAAGGTCGAACGACGCACCATCACCATATCGGTCAAAGAAGAGGGAGGATACGCCGCGGTGAGGATACTGGATAACGCGGGGGGGGTCCCGGAAGAGATAATGGACCGCATCTTCGATCCCTATTTCACTACCAGAGGCCCTGAGCAGGGGACCGGGATCGGCTTGTACATGTCCAAGGTGATCATTGAAAAGAACATCCCCGGGCGGCTCACTGTTCGCAACGTGGACAGGGGGGCAGAGTTCACCATCGAGGTTCCCGTAGGGTGA
- a CDS encoding sensor histidine kinase, producing MSEGAGELGAASMLYVEDEADARQMVTRMLAMNYPMLEVYVAENGLAALELYREHKADIVMTDINMPLMDGIRMSREIKEINPAVTIIAVTAHSDTSYLLSAIEIGVHNYVLKPLNYQELFAVLDKVLEQIALKRLVEQQHRRLEENERQLAVAQRIARLGSWQQDLDSGTMSWSDELYRICGVEPGTVTPSPASFLERFLPEDRDSVLRTIWGTGEAGLTEPLFCRVLRPDGSTRIVRLEAEAVVEACGSRTVIGTCHDVTELKRAEEQVRTLTGELERRVEQRTSLLQATVSELETFSYFVSHDLRAPVARLEGYCTALLEDCGTCGHADCRQYAERAGLVVQQIKLIMDAFNSLTHLARCTLTIGDADLTDIARTVARDLSADQPDRKVELVIAEGMKVNGDPALLKKALEHLLHNAWKFTSKTEHPRIEIGVMYREGAPVYFVRDNGVGFNMKYADKLFKPFQTIHTPGEFAWNGTGIGLAIVHSIVLRHGGRIWAEGEVGEGATFYFTLAENPESGSYLRQG from the coding sequence ATGAGCGAAGGGGCCGGGGAATTGGGTGCTGCCAGCATGCTCTACGTCGAGGACGAGGCGGATGCCCGTCAGATGGTGACGAGGATGCTCGCCATGAACTACCCGATGCTCGAGGTCTACGTGGCGGAGAACGGGCTCGCCGCACTGGAACTGTACCGCGAGCATAAAGCCGACATCGTCATGACCGACATCAACATGCCGCTGATGGACGGGATCAGGATGTCGCGAGAGATCAAGGAGATAAACCCCGCGGTGACGATCATAGCCGTCACGGCCCACAGCGACACCTCCTACCTTTTGAGCGCCATAGAAATCGGTGTTCACAACTACGTACTGAAACCCCTCAACTACCAGGAACTCTTCGCGGTTCTCGACAAGGTGCTGGAACAGATCGCGTTGAAACGGCTCGTGGAGCAGCAGCACCGGCGTCTTGAAGAAAACGAGCGGCAGCTTGCAGTGGCGCAGCGCATCGCACGACTGGGGAGCTGGCAGCAGGACCTGGACTCCGGCACCATGAGCTGGTCCGACGAGCTGTACCGGATCTGCGGCGTCGAGCCCGGCACTGTCACCCCCTCGCCGGCTTCCTTTCTGGAGCGCTTCCTCCCTGAAGACCGCGATTCTGTACTGAGGACCATCTGGGGGACAGGGGAGGCGGGCCTTACCGAGCCCCTTTTTTGCCGCGTGCTGCGCCCGGACGGATCGACGAGGATTGTCCGGCTTGAAGCTGAGGCCGTCGTGGAGGCGTGCGGCAGCCGGACCGTGATCGGGACTTGCCATGACGTAACCGAGTTGAAGCGGGCCGAGGAGCAGGTGCGTACCCTCACCGGTGAGTTGGAGCGGCGTGTCGAGCAGCGGACTTCGCTGCTGCAGGCTACGGTGAGCGAACTGGAGACCTTCAGCTACTTCGTCTCTCATGATCTCAGGGCGCCGGTGGCACGCCTGGAGGGATACTGCACGGCGCTCCTCGAGGACTGCGGGACCTGCGGCCACGCCGATTGCCGCCAGTACGCCGAGCGTGCCGGGCTCGTGGTACAGCAGATCAAGCTGATCATGGACGCCTTCAACAGCCTCACGCACCTTGCGCGCTGCACCCTCACCATCGGCGACGCAGACTTGACCGACATCGCGAGGACCGTCGCACGTGATCTCTCCGCCGACCAGCCCGATCGCAAGGTGGAATTGGTCATAGCCGAAGGCATGAAGGTGAACGGTGACCCGGCCCTGCTAAAAAAGGCGCTCGAGCATCTGCTGCACAACGCCTGGAAGTTCACCTCCAAAACCGAGCACCCCCGCATCGAGATCGGCGTCATGTACCGCGAGGGGGCTCCGGTCTATTTCGTCAGGGACAACGGCGTCGGCTTCAACATGAAATACGCCGACAAGCTCTTCAAGCCTTTTCAGACCATCCATACGCCCGGCGAGTTCGCCTGGAACGGTACCGGTATCGGGCTCGCCATCGTGCACAGCATCGTGCTAAGGCACGGCGGGCGCATCTGGGCGGAAGGGGAGGTTGGTGAGGGTGCGACTTTTTATTTCACCCTGGCTGAGAACCCGGAATCGGGCAGCTACCTCAGGCAGGGATGA
- a CDS encoding pilus assembly protein PilZ, giving the protein MGDAVPRLHVVPSDAESPATGKSVSRSYLVNRLNYINFQNQSILVALRHVAYDESIFLKAMPLPCAGERLDCLWEDVPSLRELLKSYRFDFLLIADGRKYLVVNPEPLTIDDCGFALMLPPACREFQARRIRRHLSDGVSAQIMQNGVLFDGSLVDYTPVSLRISGTWEKPETLRWINTEEPVHLRLFRGETMLYSGVFDVHAMESAGGSCSFVLSLRHSSIRRFKPKKYRNFRQELVPTPNVVFNHPLIGKRVNLMVTDMSGTGFSIQESEGDSLLMPGLMIPGLKITFGHGMSLCCLAQVLSRNPSGEKGDEKLVRCGLAILDMAIGDHVKLLSLLHQVTNRKSYVDTEVDLDDLWDFFFQTGFIYPEKYAHFQENKEKIKETYARLYSGNPQIARHFIYLDHGVILGHLAMVRFYSNSWLIHHHAARKSAAKAGIAVLDQVSHYLSELESFAFARLRYAFCYYRPDNRFPARVFGGFAAKHADQRSCSLDLFAYFHYQNEGGGEDLPPQWELSKSSAFDLSEMGSFYRHVSGGALIEAFDLCPGGNGDKGLAREYNELGFRKEVHLYSLRRKGSLKAFFLVNCTDAGFNMAELTNCVTIFVIDYSVPRALVEMSLRHVSRHYEGGAMPALVFPHSYAVEKAFPVEKTYLLWILDMRYTDHFLHYCDGLLKGPRKAQ; this is encoded by the coding sequence ATGGGAGATGCGGTACCGAGACTTCATGTCGTTCCCTCCGATGCGGAGAGTCCTGCCACCGGCAAGAGTGTCAGCCGCAGCTATCTGGTGAACCGTCTGAACTACATCAACTTCCAGAACCAGTCCATCCTGGTGGCGCTCAGGCACGTAGCGTACGACGAGTCGATCTTCCTGAAAGCCATGCCTCTTCCCTGCGCGGGTGAGAGGCTTGACTGCCTATGGGAGGACGTGCCGAGCCTCAGGGAGCTCCTCAAGAGCTACCGCTTCGATTTCCTGCTCATCGCCGACGGAAGGAAATACCTGGTGGTAAATCCAGAGCCGCTCACCATTGACGACTGCGGCTTTGCCCTCATGCTCCCACCAGCATGTCGCGAATTCCAGGCACGCAGGATACGGCGGCACCTCTCCGACGGCGTGTCCGCCCAGATCATGCAGAACGGAGTCCTCTTCGACGGCAGCCTGGTCGACTACACCCCGGTATCGCTGCGCATCTCCGGTACCTGGGAAAAACCGGAAACGCTGCGCTGGATCAACACGGAAGAGCCGGTGCATTTGCGCCTGTTTCGCGGCGAAACCATGCTCTATTCGGGTGTCTTCGACGTCCATGCCATGGAGTCCGCCGGCGGCTCCTGCTCTTTTGTTCTTAGCCTGCGACACAGCTCGATACGACGCTTCAAGCCGAAGAAATATCGCAACTTCCGCCAGGAACTCGTCCCGACGCCGAACGTCGTCTTCAATCACCCCCTGATCGGCAAGCGCGTCAACCTGATGGTCACCGACATGTCCGGCACCGGCTTCTCGATTCAGGAGAGCGAGGGGGATTCTTTGCTCATGCCCGGCCTGATGATCCCGGGTCTCAAGATCACCTTCGGTCACGGCATGAGCCTTTGTTGTCTTGCCCAGGTGCTTTCCCGCAACCCGTCAGGCGAAAAGGGGGACGAGAAGCTCGTGCGCTGCGGCCTCGCCATTTTGGACATGGCAATCGGCGACCACGTGAAACTCCTCTCGCTGCTGCACCAGGTGACGAACCGCAAGTCCTACGTCGACACCGAGGTCGATCTCGACGACCTCTGGGATTTCTTCTTCCAGACCGGGTTCATCTACCCGGAGAAGTACGCCCATTTTCAGGAGAACAAGGAGAAGATCAAGGAGACCTACGCGCGGCTTTACAGTGGCAATCCCCAGATCGCACGGCACTTCATCTACCTGGACCACGGCGTCATTTTGGGGCACCTGGCCATGGTCCGCTTCTACAGCAATTCATGGCTCATACATCACCACGCGGCGCGCAAGTCGGCGGCCAAGGCGGGGATCGCCGTACTGGACCAGGTGAGCCACTACCTGAGCGAACTGGAAAGTTTCGCCTTCGCGCGACTGCGCTACGCCTTTTGTTACTACCGTCCCGACAACCGTTTTCCGGCGCGTGTCTTCGGCGGCTTCGCGGCAAAGCATGCGGATCAGCGCAGTTGCTCGCTAGACCTGTTCGCCTATTTTCACTACCAAAACGAGGGGGGCGGCGAAGACCTTCCGCCGCAATGGGAGCTCTCCAAAAGTAGCGCCTTTGATCTCTCCGAGATGGGGAGCTTCTACCGGCATGTCTCCGGCGGCGCTCTCATCGAGGCCTTCGACCTATGCCCGGGGGGCAACGGCGACAAGGGGCTTGCGCGCGAATACAACGAGCTCGGCTTTCGTAAGGAGGTCCACCTTTACTCCCTGCGCCGCAAGGGGAGCCTTAAGGCCTTCTTTCTCGTCAACTGCACCGACGCCGGTTTCAACATGGCGGAACTCACCAACTGCGTGACCATCTTCGTGATCGATTACAGCGTGCCGCGCGCGTTGGTCGAGATGTCGCTGCGCCATGTGAGCCGGCACTACGAGGGTGGGGCGATGCCGGCCCTGGTGTTCCCGCACTCGTATGCCGTCGAAAAGGCCTTTCCGGTCGAAAAGACCTACCTGCTCTGGATCCTCGACATGCGTTACACGGACCATTTTCTGCACTACTGCGACGGGCTCCTCAAGGGGCCGCGCAAGGCGCAGTGA
- a CDS encoding response regulator: MAQSFILLVEDNPDDVFLASRIIRKVCTDEILVARDGEEASELLRRMEQESGHDRIRLVLLDLKLPKISGLDILQYIRQNERLRRLPVAILTSSDNETDQETCWDLGVVDYIYKPMTADRLKSVLLRGGGGE, translated from the coding sequence ATGGCTCAGTCATTCATCCTGCTCGTTGAAGATAACCCCGACGACGTGTTCCTTGCCAGTCGCATCATACGTAAGGTCTGCACTGACGAGATACTGGTCGCAAGGGACGGCGAAGAGGCGAGTGAGCTTTTGCGGCGCATGGAACAGGAAAGTGGCCATGACCGGATCAGGCTGGTGCTTTTGGATCTCAAGCTCCCAAAGATAAGCGGCCTCGACATCCTGCAGTACATACGTCAAAACGAGCGGCTGCGCCGGCTTCCCGTTGCCATACTCACCTCCTCGGACAACGAGACCGATCAGGAAACATGCTGGGACCTCGGTGTCGTTGACTACATCTACAAGCCGATGACCGCCGACCGGCTCAAAAGTGTACTGTTGCGGGGCGGGGGGGGCGAATGA
- a CDS encoding PAS domain S-box protein, whose translation MTGKTGAIQAAGNEEAMAHLAAIVDSSDDAILSKSREGIITSWNHAAETLYGYSAEEAVGRNISFLVPESRRDELREITEKILRGERIRNLQTVRLAKGGREVPVSLTLSPILDSGGNLTGISIIAREDAERAQMERLLRESERYYRTLVEMAPDPVLVHRGGDFLYANCAALGVFGAQDLHTLRSHTLYELIHPDDREAMEHKIVAMKDGEEIPLLEFRIRRLDGEERFMEGSSTVIVYRGSPAVQTIARDVSERKAAQAEHEAMLRELAFQQSRFELVVEQLPVGVVVAEASSGKVVYQNDVVRDIFRVQPEETTSVSDFDSWKLYRLDGSHVSAPEIPLSRAITRGETVFGEEYQVLRGDGSRGFVSINATPLRDMSGSIISGLATFTDVTESRVAAKALAESEERLKLALDAAEMGACDIDVATGEGNWSRRHFLLMGYPAPDRDPAPASLSMWQDLIHAEDRERVLSALDEACHQNQLFSSEHRIIRADKGDAVWVNVIGRFVCEPAGSSCRFIGVIFDVTRRKATEEELLRSTRRLRNLADSMPQIVWTAGPDGTIDYLNAHFHSYTGIGPDFLNECGGSPSGLIACCIHPDDRQRTAELWGEAIATGTTYQNEQRILGADGSYRWHLSRATAERDEHGKVAKWYGTSTDIHELRGVQERLRSSETKFRWLYESNLIAIFFWNRDGRITDANDAYCDLIGHTGIECRSGDLNLADVTAPEDRAKDRSAMDEIISRGISKTYEKVFVRSRNGQRVAALTALARMADTDEEGIGFAVDLTELKRAEQALKDNEATLKLAVETTGLGIFSMDLATGSGEWSAIARQHYGLPKDAETDLATVLRCVHPEDRGRLEQIVKDARTPAGAGLYSAEYRTVGSVDGKVRWISMRARVSYAEDGTPLRLVGACMNISDIVMSQEALREEMTERLRAVEELRRQEQLLIRQGRLAAMGEMIANIAHQWRQPLNTLGLIVQELPTYYNQGLFNEDYLDTSVARAMKVINYMSQTIDGFRNFFGPDKEKQRFRALDVLEQTLTILQGAFAAAKVDIDLQADPDAWVVGIPNEFAQVLLNILMNAKDALVERKVERPRVEVRLSVAEGKTVITIEDNAGGIPQEIIDKVFDPYFTTKGPDKGTGIGLFMSKTIVEKNMKGALTVTNTGEGARFRIEV comes from the coding sequence ATGACAGGAAAAACGGGCGCAATCCAGGCGGCAGGTAACGAAGAGGCCATGGCTCATCTTGCCGCCATAGTCGACTCTTCCGATGACGCAATTCTGAGCAAGAGCCGTGAAGGGATCATCACCAGTTGGAACCATGCCGCTGAAACGCTCTACGGCTACAGCGCCGAAGAGGCGGTCGGACGTAACATATCCTTCCTCGTCCCGGAAAGCCGGCGTGACGAGCTGCGCGAGATCACCGAGAAGATCCTGCGCGGCGAACGCATTCGCAACCTGCAGACGGTGCGCCTGGCCAAAGGGGGGCGCGAAGTCCCCGTGTCCCTCACCCTCTCCCCGATCCTCGATAGCGGCGGAAATCTGACCGGCATCTCCATCATCGCCCGCGAAGACGCCGAGCGCGCCCAGATGGAGCGTCTCTTGCGGGAAAGCGAGCGGTACTACCGTACCCTGGTGGAAATGGCCCCGGACCCGGTGCTGGTGCACCGCGGCGGCGACTTTCTCTACGCGAACTGCGCCGCGCTCGGCGTCTTCGGGGCGCAGGATCTCCATACGCTGCGCAGTCACACGCTGTACGAACTGATTCATCCTGACGACAGGGAGGCGATGGAGCATAAGATCGTGGCGATGAAGGACGGGGAGGAAATCCCGCTGCTTGAGTTCCGCATCAGACGCCTGGACGGCGAGGAGCGGTTCATGGAAGGGTCTTCCACGGTCATCGTGTACCGGGGTAGCCCGGCGGTCCAGACCATCGCGCGCGACGTCTCCGAGCGTAAGGCGGCCCAGGCCGAGCATGAGGCCATGCTTCGCGAGCTCGCTTTTCAGCAAAGCCGCTTTGAGCTGGTAGTCGAGCAACTTCCCGTCGGCGTGGTGGTAGCAGAAGCGTCCTCCGGGAAGGTCGTCTACCAAAACGACGTCGTCCGTGACATTTTCCGCGTTCAACCGGAAGAGACGACCTCCGTTTCCGATTTCGACAGCTGGAAGCTGTACCGGTTGGATGGAAGCCATGTCTCGGCCCCGGAAATCCCCTTGAGCCGCGCCATAACCAGGGGGGAGACCGTGTTCGGCGAAGAGTACCAGGTACTAAGGGGAGACGGCTCACGCGGTTTTGTGAGCATCAACGCGACCCCGCTGCGCGACATGTCCGGCAGCATCATATCCGGACTTGCCACTTTTACCGACGTAACGGAAAGCAGGGTGGCGGCCAAGGCGCTTGCCGAGAGCGAGGAACGCCTGAAGCTTGCCCTCGATGCCGCCGAGATGGGGGCCTGTGACATCGACGTAGCTACCGGAGAGGGTAACTGGTCACGCAGACACTTCCTCCTCATGGGATATCCTGCGCCGGACAGGGATCCCGCCCCCGCCTCACTTTCCATGTGGCAGGACCTGATTCACGCCGAGGACAGGGAACGGGTCCTGTCGGCTCTTGATGAGGCCTGTCACCAGAACCAACTCTTCAGTTCGGAGCACAGGATCATTCGCGCAGATAAAGGTGATGCCGTATGGGTCAACGTGATTGGGCGCTTCGTCTGCGAGCCCGCGGGAAGCTCCTGCCGTTTCATCGGTGTCATTTTCGACGTGACCCGCCGCAAGGCGACCGAGGAGGAACTCCTGCGTTCCACGAGGAGGCTGCGCAACCTCGCCGATTCCATGCCCCAAATCGTCTGGACCGCGGGTCCCGACGGCACCATAGATTACCTGAACGCACACTTTCACAGCTATACCGGCATCGGCCCGGATTTCCTGAACGAATGCGGCGGGTCACCTTCGGGACTGATCGCGTGTTGCATCCACCCGGACGACCGGCAGCGCACTGCCGAGCTCTGGGGGGAGGCGATTGCCACCGGGACGACATACCAGAACGAACAGCGCATCCTTGGCGCCGACGGTAGTTATCGCTGGCACCTAAGCCGTGCTACCGCCGAACGCGACGAACATGGCAAAGTAGCCAAGTGGTACGGGACCTCCACCGACATTCACGAACTGAGGGGGGTGCAGGAGCGGCTGCGCTCCAGCGAGACGAAGTTTCGCTGGCTTTACGAGTCCAACCTGATCGCCATATTCTTCTGGAACCGCGATGGCAGGATCACCGACGCAAACGATGCCTACTGTGACCTGATCGGCCACACCGGGATAGAGTGCAGAAGCGGTGACCTGAACCTCGCCGATGTAACCGCCCCTGAGGATCGCGCAAAGGACCGGAGCGCGATGGACGAGATCATCTCCCGCGGTATCAGCAAGACCTACGAGAAGGTCTTTGTCCGTTCCAGAAACGGTCAGCGTGTTGCCGCGCTGACCGCCCTCGCTCGCATGGCCGACACCGACGAGGAAGGGATCGGTTTCGCCGTCGATCTTACGGAACTAAAACGCGCCGAGCAGGCGCTCAAGGACAATGAGGCCACCCTGAAGCTCGCGGTTGAGACGACCGGGCTCGGCATTTTTTCCATGGATCTGGCCACCGGATCGGGGGAGTGGTCGGCAATCGCGCGGCAGCATTACGGCCTTCCCAAAGATGCCGAGACCGATCTGGCGACTGTCCTGCGGTGTGTTCACCCGGAAGACAGGGGAAGGCTGGAGCAGATCGTTAAAGACGCACGCACCCCCGCCGGCGCCGGGCTTTACAGCGCAGAGTACCGAACCGTCGGATCTGTTGACGGTAAGGTGCGCTGGATCAGCATGCGGGCGCGGGTCTCTTATGCCGAAGACGGTACACCGCTCAGGCTTGTGGGCGCCTGTATGAACATATCGGACATCGTCATGTCCCAGGAGGCGCTCAGGGAGGAGATGACCGAGCGTCTCAGGGCGGTGGAGGAGTTGCGCCGCCAGGAACAGCTTCTCATCAGGCAGGGGCGGCTTGCCGCCATGGGGGAGATGATCGCCAACATCGCGCACCAGTGGCGTCAGCCCCTTAACACCCTTGGTCTCATCGTGCAGGAATTGCCCACCTACTACAACCAGGGGCTCTTCAACGAGGATTACCTCGACACGAGCGTGGCCCGCGCCATGAAGGTGATCAACTACATGTCCCAAACCATCGACGGTTTCAGAAACTTCTTCGGCCCCGACAAGGAAAAGCAGAGGTTCAGGGCCCTCGACGTCCTGGAACAGACCTTGACCATACTTCAGGGGGCCTTCGCTGCGGCAAAGGTGGATATCGACCTGCAGGCCGACCCGGACGCGTGGGTGGTCGGCATCCCGAACGAGTTCGCGCAGGTGCTCTTAAATATCCTTATGAACGCGAAGGACGCCTTGGTGGAGCGAAAAGTCGAGCGCCCGCGGGTGGAAGTGAGGCTGAGCGTGGCGGAAGGTAAGACGGTGATCACCATCGAGGACAACGCGGGAGGGATCCCCCAGGAGATCATCGATAAGGTTTTCGACCCGTACTTCACCACCAAAGGGCCGGACAAGGGGACCGGCATAGGGCTTTTCATGTCGAAGACCATAGTGGAAAAGAACATGAAGGGGGCACTCACCGTGACCAACACCGGGGAAGGCGCCCGGTTCCGTATCGAGGTGTAG